Proteins encoded together in one Panthera uncia isolate 11264 chromosome A2, Puncia_PCG_1.0, whole genome shotgun sequence window:
- the HAPLN4 gene encoding hyaluronan and proteoglycan link protein 4, with translation MAAKQTPGLRRLKGLAQSFLGVRGAQSRRVGAARRGPHGQDVSWRTDNLAAAAAPAPPPLPPNPGLGRPEKGAELRATSVGVKGIWRVACAGLRADSSGTLAEVGTWACENSSPWGRKVGASPPTGKVQEAGLSAVCPQVCARAALGPGALWAAAWGVLLLTAPAGAQRGRKKVVHVLEGESGSVVVQTAPGQVVSHRGGTIVLPCRYHYEAAAHDHDGVRLKWTKVVDPLAFADVFVALGPQHRAFGSYRGRAELQGDGPGDASLVLRNVTLQDYGRYECEVTNELEDDTGMVKLDLEGVVFPYHPRGGRYKLTFIEAQRACAEQDGILASAEQLHAAWRDGLDWCNAGWLRDGSVQYPVSQPREPCGGLGGAGSSGTGGGAASGGVRNYGYRHNAEERYDAFCFTSNLPGRVFFLKPLRPVPFSGAARACAARGAAVAKVGQLFAAWKLQLLDRCTAGWLADGSARYPIVNPRARCGGRRPGVRSLGFPDATRRLFGVYCYRAPGAPDPAPGGWGWGWAGGGGWAGGARDPAAWTPLRV, from the exons ATGGCCGCCAA GCAGACGCCGGGATTGCGCCGCCTGAAGGGACTTGCCCAGTCCTTCCTGGGTGTTCGGGGAGCGCAGTCCCGGCGCGTAGGGGCCGCTCGGCGGGGGCCGCACGGGCAAGATG TCTCCTGGCGCACGGATAACCTTGCCGCTGCCGCTGCTCcagctcctccccccctccctcccaatcCTGGCCTGGGCCGGCCAGAGAAGGGGGCGGAGCTCCGAGCCACCAGTGTTGGGGTGAAGGGGATCTGGCGGGTGGCCTGCGCTGGACTAAGGGCAG ATTCCTCTGGGACCCTGGCCGAGGTGGGGACCTGGGCATGTGAGAATTCCTCGCCGTGGGGAAGGAAGGTCGGGGCTAGTCCTCCGACAGGCAAAGTCCAGGAGGCTGGACTGAGTGCCGTATGCCCCCAGGTGTGTGCTCGGGCGGCCCTCGGTCCCGGCGCGCTCTGGGCCGCGGCCTGGGGAGTCCTGCTGCTTACGGCCCCCGCAGGGGCGCAGCGCGGCCGGAAGAAGGTCGTGCACGTGCTCG AGGGTGAGTCGGGCTCGGTGGTGGTGCAGACGGCGCCTGGGCAGGTGGTCAGTCACAGGGGTGGCACCATTGTCTTGCCCTGCCGCTACCACTATGAGGCAGCCGCCCACGACCACGACGGCGTCCGCCTCAAGTGGACCAAGGTGGTGGACCCACTGGCCTTTGCCGACGTCTTCGTGGCGCTCGGCCCCCAGCACAGAGCATTTGGCAGCTACCGCGGGCGTGCGGAGCTGCAGGGTGATGGGCCTGGGGATGCCTCCTTGGTTCTCCGAAACGTTACGCTGCAGGATTATGGGCGCTATGAATGCGAGGTCACCAATGAGCTGGAAGACGACACTGGCATGGTCAAGCTGGATCTCGAAG GCGTTGTCTTCCCTTACCACCCCCGTGGAGGCCGTTACAAGCTAACCTTCATTGAGGCGCAGCGCGCCTGCGCTGAGCAGGACGGCATCCTGGCATCCGCAGAGCAGCTGCACGCGGCCTGGCGCGACGGCCTGGACTGGTGCAACGCAGGCTGGCTGCGCGACGGCTCGGTGCAGTACCCGGTGAGCCAGCCCCGGGAGCCCTGCGGCGGCCTGGGCGGAGCCGGGAGCTCCGGGACGGGCGGCGGTGCTGCCTCCGGGGGCGTGCGCAACTACGGCTACCGTCATAACGCCGAGGAACGCTACGACGCCTTCTGCTTTACATCCAACCTCCCGG GACGTGTGTTCTTCCTGAAGCCGCTGCGGCCTGTACCCTTCTCGGGAGCCGCGCGCGCGTGCGCGGCGCGCGGCGCGGCCGTGGCCAAGGTGGGACAGCTGTTCGCCGCGTGGAAACTGCAGCTGCTGGACCGCTGCACCGCGGGCTGGCTGGCCGACGGGAGCGCGCGCTACCCCATCGTGAACCCGCGCGCGCGCTGCGGCGGCCGCCGGCCGGGCGTGCGCAGCCTGGGCTTCCCCGACGCCACACGCCGCCTCTTTGGCGTCTACTGCTACCGTGCACCCGGCGCGCCAGACCCCGCACCAGGCGGCTGGGGTTGGGGCTGGGCCGGCGGTGGCGGCTGGGCCGGAGGCGCGCGCGACCCCGCCGCTTGGACCCCGCTGCGCGTCTAG
- the TM6SF2 gene encoding transmembrane 6 superfamily member 2, with amino-acid sequence MDIPPLAGKIAALSLGALPLSYALNHVSALSHPLGVALMSALILGLLFMAIYNLSPGDIYYDPLYAVFTIFAFTSVVDLLIALQEDGYMVGFMEFITKEGEPYLRTAHGVFICYWDGTVHYLLYLAMAGAIHRRKRYRSLGLYWLGSFIMSILVFLPGNILGKYSSEIRPAFFLAIPYMLVPCWAGMKVFSQSRAPTSCIPHMVQEEQRKGLLRRPVDLVLVIYLTLAGFFTLFRGLVVLDCPTDACFIYIYQYEPYLRDPVAYPKVQMLVYMFYVLPFYGLAVYALIVPGCSWLPDWALVFAGAVGQAQFSHMGASMHLRTPFTYRVPDDAWACFFGCNLLYALGPHLLAFRCLQWPAFFLRPPPGPPAHHKKQH; translated from the exons ATGGACATCCCGCCGCTTGCCGGCAAGATCGCCGCTCTGTCGCTCGGCGCCCTCCCCTTGTCCTATGCGCTCAACCACGTCTCGGCGCTCTCGCA CCCCCTGGGGGTGGCATTGATGAGTGCCCTGATCCTGGGTCTGCTTTTCATGGCTATCTACAACTTGTCTCCTGGTGATATCTACTATGACCCACTCTATGCTG TGTTCACTATCTTCGCCTTCACCTCGGTGGTGGACCTCCTTATTGCTCTCCAGGAAGATGGCTACATGGTGGGCTTCATGGAGTTCATTACCAAGGAG GGAGAGCCATACTTGCGCACTGCCCATGGAGTCTTCATCTGCTACTGGGATGGCACCGTTCACTACCTCCTCTACCTGGCCATGGCTGGTGCCATCCACAGAAG GAAGAGATACCGGAGCCTTGGACTGTACTGGCTGGGATCTTTCATCATGAGCATCCTGGTATTTCTCCCAGGAAACATCCTTG GTAAATACAGCTCAGAGATCAGACCTGCCTTCTTCCTGGCCATCCCCTATATGCTGGTCCCATGCTGGGCTGGCATGAAGGTCTTCAGCCAGTCCCGGGCACCAACCAGCTGTATCCCTCACATG GTACAGGAGGAGCAAAGAAAGGGCCTCCTGCGACGCCCGGTTGACCTGGTCCTTGTCATATACCTCACCCTTGCTGGGTTCTTCACCCTCTTCCGGGGCCTG GTGGTGCTTGACTGCCCCACAGATGCCTGCTTTATCTACATCTATCAGTATGAGCCATACCTACGGGACCCCGTGGCCTATCCGAAGGTGCAG ATGCTGGTGTATATGTTCTATGTGCTGCCCTTCTATGGCCTGGCTGTCTATGCCCTCATCGTCCCTGGCTGTTCTTGGCTGCCTGACTGGGCCTTGGTGTTTGCTGGAGCTGTTGGccag GCACAGTTCTCGCACATGGGTGCCTCCATGCACCTGCGCACGCCCTTCACCTACCGTGTGCCTGATGACGCCTGGGCCTGCTTCTTCGGGTGCAACCTGCTGTATGCGCTGGGCCCCCACCTGCTGGCCTTCCGCTGCCTTCAGTGGCCCGCCTTCTTCCTGCGCCCTCCCCCTGGCCCCCCGGCCCACCACAAGAAGCAGCACTGA